GGCCGCATGTGCCATGCCCTGCTCGTTACGGCCCTGGTGCACCACCAGATCGCCGCTGTCCTGCTCCAGTGCCTGTCCCAGCCCCAGCACGTTGCCGTGGCCGAAAATAGCGAAAATGCCTTTCACAAACTTGGTTTCAACGCCATCAACGTTCAGATACTGGTTATCAAGGAATTTCACCAGCGCCTGTGCCGTGGTTAATCTGATTGTGCCCATATGCTCATCCTTTACATGCTGGTACCTGTGAACCAGGTACAACGCGGTTAACGTCAACGCACCGGAAATGGCGACCGCGGATAAGTGAAACGTGAGGCGATTATAAACAAATATTTTTTCCATAAAATACGATTACAGAAGAAACATTTCATTTTGCGATGGAGATCAAATTCAGGGATGAAACGGACTCAGGCGCGGGTCGAAAACGGGGCAAAGTGGAACAACAATAAAGCTTCAGACGCTTATAAAGAAATTTCATTTCACTTCAGCAGCTTCCATTATTTCTCAGGGTTTTCCTGAGACCTGGCTCACAAGCCAGAGCATCCGCGAAACTTGTCCTTTTACTCTGCGCTGCACACGGCGTTGTTCAGAGTTTTACCTGGTTCACAAAATCGTGACAGATATTTCATTTCATATTGAATTTGGAATTTTTATTCCCCATACTGCGACCATAGCCAATCAGGCACCTTGAGAACCCGGAAGCACAACGCCCGAAGTGTCTGCTTATCACAGAAGGAAACCACAGGTATGAGTACACAACAGAAGCGGCTTGATGTGATTTGTATAGGACGCATCGCCGTCGACCTCTACGGTCAGCAAATTGGATCGCGACTGGAAGATATGAGCACCTTCGCCAAATACCTTGGCGGCTCTTCCGGCAACGTTGCCTATGGCACCGCTATCCAGGGTCTGAAATCTGCCATGCTGGCACGCGTCGGGGACGAGCATAATGGCCGCTTTCTGCGTGAAACCCTGCAACGCGTGGGCTGTAACACTGAGGGGTTGATCACCGATAAACATCGCCTGACTGGCTTGGTGATCCTCGGCATCAAAGATGAAGAAACCTTCCCGCTGATTTTCTACCGCGACAACTGCGCGGATATGGGGCTGGTGCCGGAAGATATTCAGGAAAATTTCATCACTTCCTCACGCGCCGTGGCGGTAACCGGCACACACCTGTCACATCCGCATACCCGTGCCGCCGTGTTGAAAGCGCTGGATATCGCCAAACGTAACGGTCTGCGTACCGCGCTGGATATCGATTATCGTCCGGTGTTATGGGGGCTGACCTCACTCGGCGACGGTGAAACGCGTTTCATTGAGTCCAGCCAGGTGACAAAGCAGCTACAGGAAGTGGTGCACTATTTCGATCTGATTGTCGGAACAGAAGAAGAGTTTCATATTGCCGGTGGCAGCACCGACACCCTGACCGCACTGAAAAATGTGCGTCAGGCCAGCCAGGCAACGTTGGTATGTAAACGTGGGCCACTGGGTTGCGTGGTCTTTGAAGGGGATATCCCGGATAGCTGGGAGCAGACCAAACTGCACAGTGGCGTGCGCGTGGAAGTGTTGAACGTACTGGGCGCGGGTGATGCCTTTATGTCTGGCCTGCTGCGTGGCTGGCTGAATGATGAAGGCTGGGAGCAGGCGTGCCGCTACGCCAATGCCTGCGGTGCGTTGGTGGTGTCACGCCACGGTTGCGCCCCGGCAATGCCGACCAAAGAGGAGCTGGACGATTTCCTCAGCCGCGATCAGGACGTGAAACGCCCGGACCTCGATGCCCGTCTTAACCATTTGCATCGTGTCACCTCGCGTACCCGCGAGTGGCCAGAACTGAACGTGTTCGCCTTCGACCATCGCAAACAACTCGCCGATATGGCGCGCGAAGCGGGTGTTGATGAAAGCCGCATCCCGCAACTCAAGCTGCTGCTGTTACAGGCTGCACATGAAGCGTCTGAGCAGGCCGGTCTCGACAGCAAAAGCGGCATCCTCGCGGATACCACCTATGGTCAGAAAGCGCTCAACGCCATCACCGGTAAAGGCTGGTGGATTGGCCGCCCGATTGAGCTGCCAAGTTCGCGTCCGTTACGCCTCGAGCACGGCAATATCGGCTCCCAGTTGATCGACTGGCCGCAGGAACACGTGGTGAAATGCCTGGTGTTTTACCATCCGCACGACAGCGCGGAACTGCGCAAAGAGCAGGACGACCTGATTCTGGATGTGTGGAAGGGGTGTAACAAAAGCGGGCACGAGCTGCTGCTGGAAGTGATCCTGCCGGAGAGTAACCCGGATAAGAAAGAGTCTTACTATGTCGATATGCTGAGCCACTTCTATAGCCTCGGCATCCAGCCTGACTGGTGGAAATTACCGCCGCTGTCGGCCGAAACCTGGCAGGCGGTCAGCGCCTTGATCGAACAGCAGGACCCTCACTGCCGTGGCATTTTGCTGCTCGGCCTCGACGCGCCGGAGGAGAAACTGAAAGCCGGTTTCGCCGCTGCTGCTCAGGCCCCCTGGGTGAAAGGCTTTGCCGTCGGTCGTACCATCTTTGGTCAACCGTCACGCCAGTGGTTACAGGGCGAGTTGGATGACCAGGCGCTGATTGAGACGGTCAAAGGCAATTATCTGCGGCTGATTGAGTACTGGCGCGCAGCACGCGGTTGAGTGGGCACCCCTCACCCTAACCCTCTCCCGCAAGCGGGAGAGGGGACAGATCGAGAGAACTTGCATATTGCACTCCCCCTCTCCCGTCTTACGGGAGAGGGGGACAGATCGAGAGAACTTGCATATTCCACTCCCCCTCTCCCATCTTGCGGGAGAGGAGACAGATCGAGAGAACTTACATATTGCACTCCCCCTCTCCCATCTTGCGGGAGAGGAGACAGATCGAGGGAACTTGCATATTGCACTCCCCCTCTCCCGTCTTGCGGGAGAGGGGGACAGATCGAGAGAACTTGCATATTGCACTCCCCCTCTCCCATCTTGCGGGAGAGGGGACAGAACGAGAGAACTTGCATATTGCACTCCCCCTCTCCCGCTTGCGGGAGAGGGCCGGGGTGAGGGCAACAGCACGTACCATATCCCTGCATTTTGTGAAGCGTTTCATAAACCGATGAAATAAGCGTCACGATGCTGTCAAACAAATGAAATTTTCCATCCATCTGGTACTATAGCGCTCATTATCCAGCCATAATTCTTATTAGCAGGCCGAAGTAATGACCAATAACCCCACCCAATTGACATTGTTACAGGACGACATTCGTCGTCGTTATGAGACGCTGAGTAAACGCCTGAAGCAGGTGGCGCGTTATATTCTTGATAACAGCAACAGCATCGCTTTCGATACCGTGGCATCCATCGCACAGCAGGCG
The DNA window shown above is from Pantoea sp. At-9b and carries:
- the iolC gene encoding 5-dehydro-2-deoxygluconokinase, whose product is MSTQQKRLDVICIGRIAVDLYGQQIGSRLEDMSTFAKYLGGSSGNVAYGTAIQGLKSAMLARVGDEHNGRFLRETLQRVGCNTEGLITDKHRLTGLVILGIKDEETFPLIFYRDNCADMGLVPEDIQENFITSSRAVAVTGTHLSHPHTRAAVLKALDIAKRNGLRTALDIDYRPVLWGLTSLGDGETRFIESSQVTKQLQEVVHYFDLIVGTEEEFHIAGGSTDTLTALKNVRQASQATLVCKRGPLGCVVFEGDIPDSWEQTKLHSGVRVEVLNVLGAGDAFMSGLLRGWLNDEGWEQACRYANACGALVVSRHGCAPAMPTKEELDDFLSRDQDVKRPDLDARLNHLHRVTSRTREWPELNVFAFDHRKQLADMAREAGVDESRIPQLKLLLLQAAHEASEQAGLDSKSGILADTTYGQKALNAITGKGWWIGRPIELPSSRPLRLEHGNIGSQLIDWPQEHVVKCLVFYHPHDSAELRKEQDDLILDVWKGCNKSGHELLLEVILPESNPDKKESYYVDMLSHFYSLGIQPDWWKLPPLSAETWQAVSALIEQQDPHCRGILLLGLDAPEEKLKAGFAAAAQAPWVKGFAVGRTIFGQPSRQWLQGELDDQALIETVKGNYLRLIEYWRAARG